The Oreochromis niloticus isolate F11D_XX linkage group LG2, O_niloticus_UMD_NMBU, whole genome shotgun sequence genome includes a region encoding these proteins:
- the drd1a gene encoding D(1) dopamine receptor produces the protein MDPMNFTTVIDNGFVDEAPSSRVLTGCFLSLLILTTLLGNTLVCAAVTKFRHLRSKVTNFFVISLAVSDLLVAILVMPWKAVTEIAGFWPFGSFCDTWVAFDIMCSTASILNLCVISLDRYWAISSPFRYERKMTPTVAYIMISVAWTLSVLISFIPVQLNWHKAQTKSYTALTGSSVSPASNATSYPENCDSSLNRTYAISTSLISFYIPVVIMVATYTQIYRIAHRQIRRISALERAAESAKNRHDSMGRGSSIADSESSFRLTFKRETKVLKTLSVIMGVFVCCWLPFFILNCMVPFCEQSSGGEAFPCISPTTFDVFVWFGWANSSLNPIIYAFNADFRKAFSILLGCHRLYPGGHDIETASLNKK, from the coding sequence ATGGATCCCATGAACTTTACAACTGTCATCGACAATGGATTTGTGGACGAGGCGCCATCGAGTCGTGTCCTAACTGGTTGTTTTCTCTCGCTGCTCATCCTCACCACCTTGCTGGGAAACACTCTGGTTTGCGCGGCCGTCACCAAGTTTCGCCATCTGCGTTCTAAAGTGACCAACTTTTTTGTGATCTCGCTGGCCGTGTCCGACCTATTGGTTGCCATCTTGGTGATGCCCTGGAAAGCAGTGACGGAGATCGCCGGATTCTGGCCGTTTGGCTCTTTCTGCGATACCTGGGTGGCTTTTGACATTATGTGCTCCACGGCCTCAATTTTGAACCTTTGTGTCATAAGCCTGGACCGCTATTGGGCCATCTCCAGTCCTTTCCGCTATGAGAGGAAGATGACACCCACAGTGGCCTATATTATGATCAGTGTGGCCTGGACGCTGTCTGTCCTCATTTCCTTCATTCCAGTGCAGCTCAACTGGCATAAAGCCCAAACCAAATCTTACACTGCTCTTACTGGGTCCTCTGTTTCACCGGCATCAAACGCTACATCTTACCCAGAGAACTGTGACTCAAGCCTGAATAGGACCTACGCCATCTCCACCTCTCTTATAAGCTTTTACATCCCTGTGGTCATCATGGTGGCGACCTACACACAGATTTACCGCATTGCCCACAGACAAATCAGGAGGATCTCTGCTCTAGAGCGGGCAGCCGAAAGTGCCAAAAACAGACACGACAGCATGGGCAGAGGTTCCAGCATTGCAGACTCAGAGAGCTCCTTCAGGTTGACATTCAAGAGGGAGACAAAGGTGCTGAAGACGCTGTCAGTTATAATgggggtgtttgtgtgttgctgGCTCCCATTTTTCATCCTCAACTGCATGGTGCCCTTCTGCGAGCAGTCGAGCGGAGGGGAGGCTTTCCCCTGCATCAGCCCCACCACATTTGATGTGTTCGTGTGGTTCGGCTGGGCTAATTCCTCCCTAAACCCCATCATCTATGCCTTCAATGCGGATTTCCGGAAGGCCTTCTCCATCCTGCTGGGATGCCACAGACTGTATCCAGGAGGCCACGACATAGAGACGGCCAGTCTAAACAAGAAATGA